The following are encoded together in the Bactrocera neohumeralis isolate Rockhampton chromosome 6, APGP_CSIRO_Bneo_wtdbg2-racon-allhic-juicebox.fasta_v2, whole genome shotgun sequence genome:
- the LOC126761520 gene encoding fat body protein 2: MFDLSGKNVVYVGGFSGIGYQVCHMLMKKQISHLIVMGRMENMEMMQKLQAENSSVNVMFVHMNLMDRVNMEQAVKQVMGVIKHIDVLINGAGVLADKDMETTMGVNLMGMMNMVWLSMPYMDKTQMGQGGIVMNIASVYGLEPAPAFPVYAAAKHGVIGFTRSMADKRHYQHTGVAFIVVCPGLTTSEAMMNLREKSVMGQHSYVGELVEAMDKAKQQSPDECAMNMVKAMEVMKNGAVYLCNMGQLKEVMPTNYWHM; the protein is encoded by the exons atgttcgaTTTGAGCGGTAAAAATGTCGTCTATGTTGGAGGCTTCAGCGGTATTGGCTACCAAGTTTGCCATATGCTGATGAAGAAGCAGATAAGC CACCTGATTGTGATGGGTCGCATGGAGAATATGGAGATGATGCAGAAGCTACAAGCGGAAAATAGCTCAGTCAATGTGATGTTCGTTCACATGAACCTGATGGACCGCGTCAACATGGAACAAGCTGTTAAACAAGTGATGGGCGTCATAAAACACATCGATGTTCTGATTAATGGTGCAGGCGTTTTGGCCGACAAGGACATGGAAACCACAATGGGCGTGAACTTG atGGGCATGATGAATATGGTTTGGTTGAGTATGCCGTACATGGATAAAACGCAAATGGGTCAAGGCGGTATTGTGATGAATATTGCCTCCGTTTACGGTTTGGAACCGGCACCTGCCTTCCCAGTATATGCCGCTGCCAAGCACGGTGTCATTGGTTTCACACGCTCAATGGCG gaCAAGCGTCATTACCAACACACAGGTGTGGCTTTCATTGTTGTATGCCCTGGTCTTACTACCAGTGAAGCGATGATGAATTTACGCGAGAAGTCGGTGATGGGTCAGCATTCATATGTTGGAGAGTTGGTAGAAGCGATGGACAAAGCCAAACAGCAATCACCTGATGAGTGTGCGATGAATATGGTCAAAGCGATGGAGGTGATGAAAAATGGTGCTGTCTATTTGTGCAACATGGGTCAACTAAAGGAAGTGATGCCAACCAACTATTGGCATATGTAA
- the LOC126763672 gene encoding protein LSM14 homolog B isoform X2 has product MSAGMPELGSKISLISKADIRYEGRLYTVDPQECTIALSNVRSFGTEDRETQFQIAPQSQIYDYILFRGSDIKDIRVVNNSLPHPNDPAIMQVQLQNGQHMMPHFPMPNMNPPHAPPMNAVGGYGNPFGMGGLGIGGAGGAAPSLAPGSGAPGPYILGGGNQPQSTQPPQPQQQQQSKSQQQQKQPNILAGASRSTTPMSHVSLKSGSPDLAAQQQHQNQHPNQNTGHGGNSRDAGHKRQNHQQRGGNNNQRNNDFYQQSRDRRDSGRHTDGNYNNQHEVRGGNNYSNQRNNHQRGGGGGGGGQNHAWTMHRGGPNNANNMMVRNRGGGRGRMQNQGFRPMGGPGGNQNKPRNPKNAIKFLQDFDFEQANVKFEELRSQLSKLKINGETDKKEDSGNETGAGEHEPEEEEITVGYDKTKSFFDNISCEAAQDRSKNKKNDWRQERKLNSETFGFSSTRRGGYRGRGNYYNRNMGSYGGGYNRNYRGGSNYRNRSRNPNAAANNANGGASNTNTGNSGTSNNNNSANTAVALKSQVQTPQTSVSASGSTPNATKLATVENSNTPQPIAAGGVGQ; this is encoded by the exons ATGAGTGCCGGAATGCCCGAGTTGGGCTCTAAGATCAGCTTGATCTCTAAAGCTGATATTCGGTACGAGGGTCGCCTATACACCGTAGATCCCCAGGAGTGCACTATTGCTCTTTCGAACG ttcGATCTTTTGGAACAGAGGACCGGGAGACACAGTTTCAAATTGCTCCACAGAGCCAAATATATGATTATATACTTTTTAGAGGTTCTGATATCAAAGACATTCGGGTTGTTAATAACAGCCTTCCGCATCCAAATGACCCGGCTATAATGCAAGTGCAGCTACAAAATGGGCAGCATATGATGCCACATTTCCCCATGCCCAATATGAATCCTCCCCATGCACCGCCAATGAATGCAGTCGGAGGTTATGGCAATCCCTTTGGAATGGGAGGACTAGGTATTGGAGGGGCTGGTGGTGCTGCACCTTCATTAGCACCGGGATCTGGAGCACCGGGACCATATATATTAGGTGGTGGTAATCAACCACAATCAACTCAACCGCCTCAgccacaacagcagcaacaatcgaaatcacagcaacaacaaaaacaaccaa ACATACTTGCCGGTGCATCGCGCTCAACGACACCTATGAGCCATGTTTCGCTAAAGAGTGGTTCACCCGATTTGGCCGCTCAGCAACAGCATCAAAATCAACATCCGAATCAGAACACTGGACATGGCGGCAACTCGCGTGATGCTGGCCACAAGCGACAAAATCATCAACAACGTGGTGGTAACAATAATCAACGCAACAATGATTTTTACCAACAGTCACGTGATCGACGTGATTCTGGACGTCACACCGATGGCAACTATAATAATCAACATGAGGTTCGTGGTGGTAATAATTATAGTAATCAACGTAATAACCATCAACGTGGTGGGGGTGGCGGCGGAGGCGGCCAAAATCATGCTTGGACAATGCACCGTGGTGGACCTAATAATGCTAACAATATGATGGTACGCAACCGAGGCGGCGGACGTGGACGGATGCAAAATCAA GGCTTTCGACCAATGGGCGGTCCTGGTGGCAATCAAAATAAACCCCGGAATCCGAAGAAtgctattaaatttttacaagatTTCGACTTTGAGCAGGCCAACGTTAAATTCGAGGAGCTACGTTCCCAATTGTCCAAATTAAAG ATAAACGGTGAAACTGACAAAAAGGAAGACTCTGGTAATGAGACCGGCGCTGGCGAACACGAAccggaagaagaagaaattactGTTGGATATGATAAGACGAAGTCCTTCTTTGATAATATTTCGTGCGAAGCAGCACAGGATCGTAGTAAGAATAAGAAAAATGACTGGCGTCAAGAGCGCAAGCTAAACAGTGAAACATTTGGATTTTCATCTACAAGACGTGGCGG ATATCGTGGTCGCGGTAACTATTACAACCGTAATATGGGTTCTTATGGCGGTGGTTACAATCGCAACTATCGTGGAGGAAGTAATTATCGTAATCGTAGCAGAAACCCGAATGCTGCTGCAAACAACGCAAACGGCGGTGCTTCTAATACTAATACTGGAAACTCCGGTACGTCTAATAATAACAATAGTGCCAATACGGCTGTAGCACTGAAATCTCAAGTGCAAACACCACAAACATCGGTCTCAGCGTCTGGTTCAACTCCAAATGCCACGAAATTAGCAACTGTGGAAAATAGCAACACACCGCAGCCAATCGCAGCTGGCGGAGTTG gcCAATAA
- the LOC126763672 gene encoding protein LSM14 homolog B isoform X3 translates to MSAGMPELGSKISLISKADIRYEGRLYTVDPQECTIALSNVRSFGTEDRETQFQIAPQSQIYDYILFRGSDIKDIRVVNNSLPHPNDPAIMQVQLQNGQHMMPHFPMPNMNPPHAPPMNAVGGYGNPFGMGGLGIGGAGGAAPSLAPGSGAPGPYILGGGNQPQSTQPPQPQQQQQSKSQQQQKQPNILAGASRSTTPMSHVSLKSGSPDLAAQQQHQNQHPNQNTGHGGNSRDAGHKRQNHQQRGGNNNQRNNDFYQQSRDRRDSGRHTDGNYNNQRNNHQRGGGGGGGGQNHAWTMHRGGPNNANNMMVRNRGGGRGRMQNQGFRPMGGPGGNQNKPRNPKNAIKFLQDFDFEQANVKFEELRSQLSKLKVGEEPKTEQINGETDKKEDSGNETGAGEHEPEEEEITVGYDKTKSFFDNISCEAAQDRSKNKKNDWRQERKLNSETFGFSSTRRGGYRGRGNYYNRNMGSYGGGYNRNYRGGSNYRNRSRNPNAAANNANGGASNTNTGNSGTSNNNNSANTAVALKSQVQTPQTSVSASGSTPNATKLATVENSNTPQPIAAGGVGQ, encoded by the exons ATGAGTGCCGGAATGCCCGAGTTGGGCTCTAAGATCAGCTTGATCTCTAAAGCTGATATTCGGTACGAGGGTCGCCTATACACCGTAGATCCCCAGGAGTGCACTATTGCTCTTTCGAACG ttcGATCTTTTGGAACAGAGGACCGGGAGACACAGTTTCAAATTGCTCCACAGAGCCAAATATATGATTATATACTTTTTAGAGGTTCTGATATCAAAGACATTCGGGTTGTTAATAACAGCCTTCCGCATCCAAATGACCCGGCTATAATGCAAGTGCAGCTACAAAATGGGCAGCATATGATGCCACATTTCCCCATGCCCAATATGAATCCTCCCCATGCACCGCCAATGAATGCAGTCGGAGGTTATGGCAATCCCTTTGGAATGGGAGGACTAGGTATTGGAGGGGCTGGTGGTGCTGCACCTTCATTAGCACCGGGATCTGGAGCACCGGGACCATATATATTAGGTGGTGGTAATCAACCACAATCAACTCAACCGCCTCAgccacaacagcagcaacaatcgaaatcacagcaacaacaaaaacaaccaa ACATACTTGCCGGTGCATCGCGCTCAACGACACCTATGAGCCATGTTTCGCTAAAGAGTGGTTCACCCGATTTGGCCGCTCAGCAACAGCATCAAAATCAACATCCGAATCAGAACACTGGACATGGCGGCAACTCGCGTGATGCTGGCCACAAGCGACAAAATCATCAACAACGTGGTGGTAACAATAATCAACGCAACAATGATTTTTACCAACAGTCACGTGATCGACGTGATTCTGGACGTCACACCGATGGCAACTATAATAATCAAC GTAATAACCATCAACGTGGTGGGGGTGGCGGCGGAGGCGGCCAAAATCATGCTTGGACAATGCACCGTGGTGGACCTAATAATGCTAACAATATGATGGTACGCAACCGAGGCGGCGGACGTGGACGGATGCAAAATCAA GGCTTTCGACCAATGGGCGGTCCTGGTGGCAATCAAAATAAACCCCGGAATCCGAAGAAtgctattaaatttttacaagatTTCGACTTTGAGCAGGCCAACGTTAAATTCGAGGAGCTACGTTCCCAATTGTCCAAATTAAAGGTGGGCGAAGAACCCAAAACAGAGCAG ATAAACGGTGAAACTGACAAAAAGGAAGACTCTGGTAATGAGACCGGCGCTGGCGAACACGAAccggaagaagaagaaattactGTTGGATATGATAAGACGAAGTCCTTCTTTGATAATATTTCGTGCGAAGCAGCACAGGATCGTAGTAAGAATAAGAAAAATGACTGGCGTCAAGAGCGCAAGCTAAACAGTGAAACATTTGGATTTTCATCTACAAGACGTGGCGG ATATCGTGGTCGCGGTAACTATTACAACCGTAATATGGGTTCTTATGGCGGTGGTTACAATCGCAACTATCGTGGAGGAAGTAATTATCGTAATCGTAGCAGAAACCCGAATGCTGCTGCAAACAACGCAAACGGCGGTGCTTCTAATACTAATACTGGAAACTCCGGTACGTCTAATAATAACAATAGTGCCAATACGGCTGTAGCACTGAAATCTCAAGTGCAAACACCACAAACATCGGTCTCAGCGTCTGGTTCAACTCCAAATGCCACGAAATTAGCAACTGTGGAAAATAGCAACACACCGCAGCCAATCGCAGCTGGCGGAGTTG gcCAATAA
- the LOC126762067 gene encoding alcohol dehydrogenase-like, with protein MDLKNKNVIYVGGFGGIGFCCCKSLLEQGVANIAIMDVVEDAEMLETLQAINKAANVFYIKMDLTDVENIEGAFTEAHDTMGRFDIVVNGSGIMNEHEIERTIQINLLGVIYSTFAALRLMDKSKGGNGGLIVNISSVVSLDAYGAYAVYTASKYGVNGFTRALSDPYYYSQTKVGFITICPSTTETQMVSSLRMDALTTFDRMPPLPKTLCNNQSPENCAYNLVTAIKTAKNGSVWILSAGILREYHYPDI; from the exons ATggatttaaagaataaaaatgtaatttatgtGGGTGGATTTGGTGGCATCGGTTTCTGTTGTTGCAAAAGCCTCTTAGAACAAGGGGTGGCC AATATAGCGATTATGGATGTGGTTGAGGATGCTGAAATGCTTGAGACATTGCAAGCTATCAATAAAGCTGCTAATGTATTCTATATCAAAATGGACTTAACAGATGTGGAGAATATAGAGGGTGCCTTCACAGAAGCACATGACACAATGGGTCGCTTCGATATTGTGGTGAACGGTAGTGGCATAATGAATGAACATGAAATCGAACGAACAATACAAATCAATTTG TTAGGTGTCATTTACAGCACTTTTGCGGCTTTGCGTCTAATGGACAAATCGAAAGGTGGGAATGGCGGTCTAATCGTAAACATTTCCTCCGTCGTCAGTTTGGATGCTTATGGCGCATATGCTGTGTATACCGCTTCTAAATATGGTGTTAATGGATTCACACGAGCACTTTCG GATCCATATTATTACAGTCAAACAAAAGTCGGTTTCATCACGATCTGCCCGAGCACAACGGAAACACAAATGGTTTCATCGCTCCGCATGGATGCATTGACAACATTCGATCGTATGCCACCACTGCCCAAGACGTTGTGTAACAATCAAAGTCCGGAAAATTGTGCCTATAATTTAGTAACAGCCATTAAGACTGCCAAAAATGGTTCAGTGTGGATTTTGAGTGCCGGCATTCTAAGGGAATATCACTATCCCGATATctaa
- the LOC126763672 gene encoding protein LSM14 homolog B isoform X1, translating to MSAGMPELGSKISLISKADIRYEGRLYTVDPQECTIALSNVRSFGTEDRETQFQIAPQSQIYDYILFRGSDIKDIRVVNNSLPHPNDPAIMQVQLQNGQHMMPHFPMPNMNPPHAPPMNAVGGYGNPFGMGGLGIGGAGGAAPSLAPGSGAPGPYILGGGNQPQSTQPPQPQQQQQSKSQQQQKQPNILAGASRSTTPMSHVSLKSGSPDLAAQQQHQNQHPNQNTGHGGNSRDAGHKRQNHQQRGGNNNQRNNDFYQQSRDRRDSGRHTDGNYNNQHEVRGGNNYSNQRNNHQRGGGGGGGGQNHAWTMHRGGPNNANNMMVRNRGGGRGRMQNQGFRPMGGPGGNQNKPRNPKNAIKFLQDFDFEQANVKFEELRSQLSKLKVGEEPKTEQINGETDKKEDSGNETGAGEHEPEEEEITVGYDKTKSFFDNISCEAAQDRSKNKKNDWRQERKLNSETFGFSSTRRGGYRGRGNYYNRNMGSYGGGYNRNYRGGSNYRNRSRNPNAAANNANGGASNTNTGNSGTSNNNNSANTAVALKSQVQTPQTSVSASGSTPNATKLATVENSNTPQPIAAGGVGQ from the exons ATGAGTGCCGGAATGCCCGAGTTGGGCTCTAAGATCAGCTTGATCTCTAAAGCTGATATTCGGTACGAGGGTCGCCTATACACCGTAGATCCCCAGGAGTGCACTATTGCTCTTTCGAACG ttcGATCTTTTGGAACAGAGGACCGGGAGACACAGTTTCAAATTGCTCCACAGAGCCAAATATATGATTATATACTTTTTAGAGGTTCTGATATCAAAGACATTCGGGTTGTTAATAACAGCCTTCCGCATCCAAATGACCCGGCTATAATGCAAGTGCAGCTACAAAATGGGCAGCATATGATGCCACATTTCCCCATGCCCAATATGAATCCTCCCCATGCACCGCCAATGAATGCAGTCGGAGGTTATGGCAATCCCTTTGGAATGGGAGGACTAGGTATTGGAGGGGCTGGTGGTGCTGCACCTTCATTAGCACCGGGATCTGGAGCACCGGGACCATATATATTAGGTGGTGGTAATCAACCACAATCAACTCAACCGCCTCAgccacaacagcagcaacaatcgaaatcacagcaacaacaaaaacaaccaa ACATACTTGCCGGTGCATCGCGCTCAACGACACCTATGAGCCATGTTTCGCTAAAGAGTGGTTCACCCGATTTGGCCGCTCAGCAACAGCATCAAAATCAACATCCGAATCAGAACACTGGACATGGCGGCAACTCGCGTGATGCTGGCCACAAGCGACAAAATCATCAACAACGTGGTGGTAACAATAATCAACGCAACAATGATTTTTACCAACAGTCACGTGATCGACGTGATTCTGGACGTCACACCGATGGCAACTATAATAATCAACATGAGGTTCGTGGTGGTAATAATTATAGTAATCAACGTAATAACCATCAACGTGGTGGGGGTGGCGGCGGAGGCGGCCAAAATCATGCTTGGACAATGCACCGTGGTGGACCTAATAATGCTAACAATATGATGGTACGCAACCGAGGCGGCGGACGTGGACGGATGCAAAATCAA GGCTTTCGACCAATGGGCGGTCCTGGTGGCAATCAAAATAAACCCCGGAATCCGAAGAAtgctattaaatttttacaagatTTCGACTTTGAGCAGGCCAACGTTAAATTCGAGGAGCTACGTTCCCAATTGTCCAAATTAAAGGTGGGCGAAGAACCCAAAACAGAGCAG ATAAACGGTGAAACTGACAAAAAGGAAGACTCTGGTAATGAGACCGGCGCTGGCGAACACGAAccggaagaagaagaaattactGTTGGATATGATAAGACGAAGTCCTTCTTTGATAATATTTCGTGCGAAGCAGCACAGGATCGTAGTAAGAATAAGAAAAATGACTGGCGTCAAGAGCGCAAGCTAAACAGTGAAACATTTGGATTTTCATCTACAAGACGTGGCGG ATATCGTGGTCGCGGTAACTATTACAACCGTAATATGGGTTCTTATGGCGGTGGTTACAATCGCAACTATCGTGGAGGAAGTAATTATCGTAATCGTAGCAGAAACCCGAATGCTGCTGCAAACAACGCAAACGGCGGTGCTTCTAATACTAATACTGGAAACTCCGGTACGTCTAATAATAACAATAGTGCCAATACGGCTGTAGCACTGAAATCTCAAGTGCAAACACCACAAACATCGGTCTCAGCGTCTGGTTCAACTCCAAATGCCACGAAATTAGCAACTGTGGAAAATAGCAACACACCGCAGCCAATCGCAGCTGGCGGAGTTG gcCAATAA
- the LOC126763672 gene encoding protein LSM14 homolog B isoform X4: MSAGMPELGSKISLISKADIRYEGRLYTVDPQECTIALSNVRSFGTEDRETQFQIAPQSQIYDYILFRGSDIKDIRVVNNSLPHPNDPAIMQVQLQNGQHMMPHFPMPNMNPPHAPPMNAVGGYGNPFGMGGLGIGGAGGAAPSLAPGSGAPGPYILGGGNQPQSTQPPQPQQQQQSKSQQQQKQPNILAGASRSTTPMSHVSLKSGSPDLAAQQQHQNQHPNQNTGHGGNSRDAGHKRQNHQQRGGNNNQRNNDFYQQSRDRRDSGRHTDGNYNNQHEVRGGNNYSNQRNNHQRGGGGGGGGQNHAWTMHRGGPNNANNMMVRNRGGGRGRMQNQNAIKFLQDFDFEQANVKFEELRSQLSKLKVGEEPKTEQINGETDKKEDSGNETGAGEHEPEEEEITVGYDKTKSFFDNISCEAAQDRSKNKKNDWRQERKLNSETFGFSSTRRGGYRGRGNYYNRNMGSYGGGYNRNYRGGSNYRNRSRNPNAAANNANGGASNTNTGNSGTSNNNNSANTAVALKSQVQTPQTSVSASGSTPNATKLATVENSNTPQPIAAGGVGQ, from the exons ATGAGTGCCGGAATGCCCGAGTTGGGCTCTAAGATCAGCTTGATCTCTAAAGCTGATATTCGGTACGAGGGTCGCCTATACACCGTAGATCCCCAGGAGTGCACTATTGCTCTTTCGAACG ttcGATCTTTTGGAACAGAGGACCGGGAGACACAGTTTCAAATTGCTCCACAGAGCCAAATATATGATTATATACTTTTTAGAGGTTCTGATATCAAAGACATTCGGGTTGTTAATAACAGCCTTCCGCATCCAAATGACCCGGCTATAATGCAAGTGCAGCTACAAAATGGGCAGCATATGATGCCACATTTCCCCATGCCCAATATGAATCCTCCCCATGCACCGCCAATGAATGCAGTCGGAGGTTATGGCAATCCCTTTGGAATGGGAGGACTAGGTATTGGAGGGGCTGGTGGTGCTGCACCTTCATTAGCACCGGGATCTGGAGCACCGGGACCATATATATTAGGTGGTGGTAATCAACCACAATCAACTCAACCGCCTCAgccacaacagcagcaacaatcgaaatcacagcaacaacaaaaacaaccaa ACATACTTGCCGGTGCATCGCGCTCAACGACACCTATGAGCCATGTTTCGCTAAAGAGTGGTTCACCCGATTTGGCCGCTCAGCAACAGCATCAAAATCAACATCCGAATCAGAACACTGGACATGGCGGCAACTCGCGTGATGCTGGCCACAAGCGACAAAATCATCAACAACGTGGTGGTAACAATAATCAACGCAACAATGATTTTTACCAACAGTCACGTGATCGACGTGATTCTGGACGTCACACCGATGGCAACTATAATAATCAACATGAGGTTCGTGGTGGTAATAATTATAGTAATCAACGTAATAACCATCAACGTGGTGGGGGTGGCGGCGGAGGCGGCCAAAATCATGCTTGGACAATGCACCGTGGTGGACCTAATAATGCTAACAATATGATGGTACGCAACCGAGGCGGCGGACGTGGACGGATGCAAAATCAA AAtgctattaaatttttacaagatTTCGACTTTGAGCAGGCCAACGTTAAATTCGAGGAGCTACGTTCCCAATTGTCCAAATTAAAGGTGGGCGAAGAACCCAAAACAGAGCAG ATAAACGGTGAAACTGACAAAAAGGAAGACTCTGGTAATGAGACCGGCGCTGGCGAACACGAAccggaagaagaagaaattactGTTGGATATGATAAGACGAAGTCCTTCTTTGATAATATTTCGTGCGAAGCAGCACAGGATCGTAGTAAGAATAAGAAAAATGACTGGCGTCAAGAGCGCAAGCTAAACAGTGAAACATTTGGATTTTCATCTACAAGACGTGGCGG ATATCGTGGTCGCGGTAACTATTACAACCGTAATATGGGTTCTTATGGCGGTGGTTACAATCGCAACTATCGTGGAGGAAGTAATTATCGTAATCGTAGCAGAAACCCGAATGCTGCTGCAAACAACGCAAACGGCGGTGCTTCTAATACTAATACTGGAAACTCCGGTACGTCTAATAATAACAATAGTGCCAATACGGCTGTAGCACTGAAATCTCAAGTGCAAACACCACAAACATCGGTCTCAGCGTCTGGTTCAACTCCAAATGCCACGAAATTAGCAACTGTGGAAAATAGCAACACACCGCAGCCAATCGCAGCTGGCGGAGTTG gcCAATAA